A genomic segment from uncultured Marinifilum sp. encodes:
- a CDS encoding ferritin family protein, whose product MKIFRTFEEIIDYAIDKEMTEIEFYSDLSEKMDRKNVRRLFHNIALEKTARMLRLEKMKDLKVEFNPEDIQDMKIAGSLENVDHRNSDLSYQQALILAMKKEKMKFKFYIDMSECAINEECKQTFLSLANEEARQKLKFEIEYDEFVLVEN is encoded by the coding sequence ATGAAAATTTTTAGAACTTTTGAAGAAATTATCGATTATGCTATTGATAAGGAAATGACAGAGATTGAGTTTTATTCTGATCTTTCGGAAAAAATGGACAGAAAAAATGTGAGAAGACTTTTTCATAATATTGCGCTTGAAAAAACGGCAAGAATGTTGCGTTTAGAAAAAATGAAAGATCTAAAAGTGGAATTTAATCCAGAGGATATTCAAGATATGAAAATTGCAGGATCGCTCGAAAATGTTGATCATAGAAATTCTGATCTGTCTTATCAGCAAGCTCTTATTCTGGCAATGAAAAAGGAGAAAATGAAATTTAAGTTTTATATAGATATGTCTGAATGCGCTATAAACGAAGAATGTAAACAAACTTTTTTATCTTTAGCAAATGAAGAAGCAAGACAGAAACTAAAATTTGAAATTGAATATGATGAATTCGTATTAGTAGAGAACTAA
- a CDS encoding ferritin family protein, with protein MSKEFNSIDDILDFAINEEQIAADFYTALASKMKHQEMKDTFEQYAIEELGHRAKLEAIKNGKQYQLSEKKIADLKIGDYLVDVDTEKSKITYQEALTIAMKKEKAAFKLYMDLAEASNDTASKDLFLMLAQEEAKHKLRFEVEYDSNILTEN; from the coding sequence ATGAGTAAAGAATTTAATTCAATAGACGATATTTTAGATTTTGCGATTAATGAAGAGCAAATTGCAGCCGATTTTTATACCGCATTAGCATCAAAAATGAAGCATCAGGAGATGAAAGATACTTTTGAGCAATATGCAATAGAAGAACTTGGTCATCGTGCTAAGTTGGAAGCTATTAAAAATGGAAAACAATATCAGCTTTCTGAGAAAAAAATTGCCGATCTAAAAATTGGTGATTATCTAGTGGATGTTGATACGGAAAAATCAAAAATTACCTATCAGGAAGCTCTTACTATTGCAATGAAAAAAGAAAAAGCAGCTTTTAAATTGTATATGGATTTGGCTGAAGCATCAAACGATACCGCATCAAAAGATTTATTCTTGATGTTGGCTCAGGAGGAAGCAAAACATAAATTGAGATTCGAAGTTGAGTACGATAGTAATATTCTAACCGAAAATTAA
- a CDS encoding sulfide/dihydroorotate dehydrogenase-like FAD/NAD-binding protein — MNRIVEKENFSEKVVKIVVEAPLIAKSRKPGNFIILRVGEKGERIPLTIAGADIEKGTITIIVQKMGVSSTKLCKLEVGDYITDLVGPLGKPTDIHKVGTVLCCGGGVGVAPLLPIVEGYKKAGNRVITVLAARNKDLLILEDEMRKHSDELIIMTDDGSYGKKGLVTEGMEEVIKHEKIDECITIGPAIMMKFCSILTKKYEIPTMASLNSIMVDGTGMCGACRVTVDGKTKFTCVDGPEFDAHKIDFDEMMSRLGGYKSEEKDKMDHFHE, encoded by the coding sequence ATGAACAGGATAGTTGAAAAAGAGAATTTTTCAGAAAAAGTAGTAAAAATTGTAGTTGAAGCTCCTTTAATTGCAAAATCCCGCAAGCCTGGAAATTTCATAATTCTGCGAGTTGGTGAAAAAGGAGAACGTATTCCTTTAACTATTGCTGGTGCTGATATCGAAAAAGGCACTATTACCATAATCGTTCAAAAAATGGGAGTATCATCTACTAAGCTTTGCAAGCTCGAAGTTGGCGATTACATTACCGATTTGGTTGGACCTTTAGGAAAACCAACCGATATTCATAAAGTAGGTACTGTTTTATGTTGTGGTGGTGGTGTTGGTGTTGCACCTTTACTTCCTATTGTCGAAGGTTATAAAAAAGCAGGAAATCGTGTAATTACGGTTTTGGCTGCTCGTAACAAAGATTTGCTCATTTTAGAAGACGAAATGCGTAAACATTCTGATGAATTAATTATCATGACTGATGACGGATCGTACGGAAAAAAAGGTTTGGTAACCGAAGGTATGGAAGAAGTAATTAAGCATGAAAAAATTGACGAATGTATCACAATTGGTCCTGCCATTATGATGAAATTTTGCTCTATACTCACTAAAAAGTACGAGATTCCAACCATGGCAAGTTTAAATAGTATTATGGTTGATGGTACTGGTATGTGTGGCGCATGTCGTGTTACTGTTGATGGTAAAACTAAATTTACTTGTGTTGATGGTCCTGAATTTGATGCTCATAAAATCGATTTTGATGAGATGATGTCGAGATTAGGAGGATACAAATCAGAAGAAAAGGATAAAATGGATCATTTTCACGAATAA
- the gltA gene encoding NADPH-dependent glutamate synthase, with protein MERSEEYIKNERKKEWRVELQKKTKAKDRMAIERVEMTETAPEKRIKSQRIEVNSGLTKEQAILEATRCMDCVNPTCMEGCPVSINIPKFIKNIERGHILEAASVLKETSALPAVCGRVCPQELQCEKRCFYVEKLNQPAVAIGHLERFAADYERESGTIAVPECAEPNGVKVAVIGSGPSGLSFAGDMAKSGYDVTVFEALHEIGGVLKYGIPEFRLPNAVVDVEINNLRKMGVKFVTNFIVGQTASLDDLKEEGYKAFYVGSGAGLPRFMNIPGENANGILSSNEYLTRVNLMGADAEDSDTPVLRGKNVVVVGGGNTAMDSVRTAKRLGAEKAMIVYRRSEEEMPARLEEVHHAKQEGIEFLTLTNPIEYIADENGRVKQVKVQKMELGEPDASGRRRPIPMEGSEYVIDATVVVVAVGVSPNPLIPNSVEGLDVSKWGTIEVVKDKMQSSIPELFAGGDIVRGGATVILAMGDGRKAAANMNIYLKEKYLSQKVEQ; from the coding sequence ATGGAAAGGTCTGAAGAATATATAAAAAACGAGCGTAAAAAAGAGTGGAGAGTCGAACTCCAAAAAAAGACAAAAGCGAAAGATCGCATGGCGATCGAAAGAGTTGAGATGACAGAAACAGCTCCCGAGAAAAGAATTAAATCGCAACGAATTGAGGTAAATTCTGGATTAACAAAAGAGCAGGCTATTCTCGAAGCTACTCGTTGTATGGATTGTGTGAATCCTACTTGCATGGAAGGATGCCCGGTTAGTATCAATATTCCTAAATTTATTAAGAATATTGAACGTGGTCATATTCTGGAAGCAGCCTCGGTTTTGAAAGAAACAAGTGCTTTACCAGCTGTATGCGGACGTGTTTGCCCTCAGGAACTACAGTGTGAGAAAAGATGTTTCTATGTCGAAAAATTGAATCAACCAGCTGTGGCTATTGGTCATCTGGAACGATTTGCTGCCGATTATGAAAGAGAATCAGGAACTATTGCTGTGCCAGAATGTGCAGAACCTAATGGTGTAAAAGTTGCAGTCATTGGTTCGGGTCCTTCGGGTTTATCTTTTGCTGGCGATATGGCAAAATCGGGATATGATGTTACTGTATTCGAAGCTCTTCACGAAATTGGTGGCGTTTTAAAATATGGTATTCCTGAATTTCGTTTGCCAAATGCTGTTGTAGATGTCGAAATAAATAATCTTCGCAAAATGGGAGTGAAGTTTGTTACCAATTTTATTGTTGGGCAAACAGCATCATTAGATGATTTGAAAGAAGAAGGATACAAAGCGTTTTATGTAGGCTCTGGTGCCGGATTGCCACGTTTTATGAATATTCCAGGTGAAAATGCCAATGGTATTTTATCATCGAATGAATACTTAACTCGTGTAAATTTAATGGGTGCAGATGCTGAAGATTCAGATACTCCTGTTCTTAGAGGTAAAAATGTTGTTGTTGTAGGTGGTGGAAATACTGCTATGGATTCGGTTCGTACAGCAAAACGTTTGGGGGCCGAAAAGGCAATGATTGTATATCGTCGTTCCGAAGAAGAAATGCCTGCTCGTTTAGAGGAAGTTCATCATGCAAAACAAGAAGGAATAGAGTTTCTTACTTTAACAAATCCTATTGAATATATTGCCGACGAAAATGGTCGTGTAAAGCAAGTTAAAGTTCAAAAAATGGAATTAGGTGAACCTGATGCTTCAGGCAGAAGAAGACCAATTCCAATGGAAGGATCGGAATATGTTATTGATGCTACAGTTGTTGTAGTAGCAGTTGGAGTATCGCCAAATCCATTAATTCCAAATTCGGTTGAAGGTTTAGATGTTTCTAAATGGGGAACTATTGAGGTTGTAAAAGATAAAATGCAATCTTCAATTCCAGAACTGTTTGCTGGTGGAGATATTGTGCGTGGTGGTGCAACTGTAATTCTAGCCATGGGTGATGGTCGTAAAGCTGCGGCTAACATGAATATTTATTTGAAAGAGAAGTATTTGTCTCAAAAAGTAGAACAATAA
- a CDS encoding LysM peptidoglycan-binding domain-containing protein, translated as MNCFFRSILLVSLLFGTINIAFTQSSAVEISKNKVVVGGKTYLLHIVKEKQTLFSISKAYGVNLSVLMKENRKTQATVNFNEVLRIPFEGRSVSAPLLVKKEDAKYIYHIVKEGETLFSLSKKYNLTIDDLKAENKGVEQSLPLNSVLKIPKNKKVQTVEVQNVPKHDKKYYYYVIKPGDTQYSIAKEFLMKQKKLRKLNPKIKGKLLKIGDWVRIPRYLVPPEYFVVKETPKDTIAEEIQTLDSIVDTVEDIQLIQKKITIGLFLPLYLETNDTINQTVSYRDTLKIITERNPRVVYRKSKEFIRFYQGVLLAVDSLRKEGLSVDLHLFDTEKNPAKVKRLIARNQFVEFDFLIGPVYQNTFAVVAKFAKQKGIPIISPLSGKNPEINSNPYVIQLNTSLASVCRQISEYVCEDFDLKNVIVVHPERYKHLNEYKLIKDIEHNLFEKGLYWNNDQVNYKKISFDEYGLFGIEALMCDTCENIVVLPSNDQPLVENIITNLNVLSQRFAIRLIGFSKWQRYNSLESELFYNLNFSLFSPYYIDYKEEKSLNFVADFRERFCCEPSDFSFRAYDMCRYFALATSKYGKEFPHKMNNLEIDLLQSAYHFKRITAFGGFENRGVHLINYSRDFKIRHQAVHNRNIEDVPEEIDLLHKSFEY; from the coding sequence ATGAATTGTTTTTTTCGAAGTATCCTCTTAGTTAGTCTTTTGTTTGGGACTATAAATATTGCTTTTACGCAGAGTTCTGCTGTAGAAATATCTAAAAATAAGGTAGTTGTTGGTGGTAAAACTTATCTTTTGCATATTGTAAAAGAAAAACAAACCCTATTTTCAATTTCTAAAGCTTATGGTGTAAATCTTTCTGTTTTAATGAAAGAAAACCGAAAAACTCAGGCCACTGTAAATTTTAACGAAGTTCTTAGAATACCTTTCGAAGGTAGATCAGTAAGTGCACCTCTTTTGGTTAAAAAAGAAGATGCTAAGTATATATATCATATTGTGAAAGAAGGGGAAACATTGTTTTCTTTGTCTAAAAAATATAATCTTACAATTGACGATTTAAAAGCAGAAAATAAAGGAGTAGAACAAAGCTTACCGCTTAATAGTGTGCTTAAAATCCCCAAAAATAAAAAGGTACAAACAGTAGAGGTGCAAAATGTTCCAAAACACGATAAAAAATATTATTACTATGTAATAAAGCCTGGAGATACACAATATTCAATTGCTAAGGAGTTTTTAATGAAACAGAAAAAGCTTCGAAAACTTAATCCTAAGATAAAAGGCAAGCTTCTAAAAATTGGCGATTGGGTAAGAATTCCACGATATTTAGTGCCTCCAGAATATTTCGTGGTAAAGGAAACTCCAAAAGATACTATAGCAGAAGAGATACAAACGCTCGATTCAATTGTTGATACAGTTGAGGATATTCAGCTAATACAAAAGAAAATTACAATAGGTTTGTTTTTGCCTCTTTATCTGGAAACTAACGATACAATTAATCAAACAGTTAGTTATAGAGATACATTAAAAATAATAACAGAACGTAACCCAAGAGTTGTTTATAGAAAATCAAAAGAGTTTATTCGTTTTTATCAGGGGGTTTTATTGGCTGTCGATTCTTTAAGAAAAGAGGGATTATCGGTCGATTTGCATCTGTTTGATACGGAGAAAAATCCTGCAAAAGTGAAAAGGCTTATTGCTAGAAATCAATTTGTTGAATTTGATTTTTTAATTGGGCCAGTTTACCAAAATACTTTTGCTGTTGTTGCTAAATTTGCCAAACAAAAAGGAATTCCTATTATTTCTCCATTATCAGGGAAAAATCCTGAAATTAATAGCAATCCTTATGTTATTCAGCTAAATACCTCTTTAGCATCGGTGTGCAGACAAATTTCGGAATATGTATGCGAGGATTTTGATCTGAAAAATGTAATTGTAGTGCACCCCGAAAGGTATAAACACCTAAATGAGTACAAGCTGATAAAAGATATAGAACATAACTTGTTCGAAAAAGGATTGTATTGGAATAATGATCAGGTAAATTATAAAAAGATTAGTTTCGATGAATATGGTTTGTTTGGGATAGAAGCGCTAATGTGCGATACATGCGAAAATATAGTGGTTTTACCTTCTAACGATCAGCCTTTAGTCGAAAATATAATTACAAATTTAAATGTATTAAGCCAGCGTTTTGCCATCCGCCTAATAGGATTTTCGAAATGGCAACGTTATAATAGCTTAGAGTCGGAGTTGTTTTATAATTTAAACTTTTCACTTTTTAGTCCTTACTATATCGATTATAAAGAGGAAAAATCTTTAAATTTTGTTGCTGATTTTAGAGAGCGTTTCTGTTGCGAACCTAGCGATTTTAGTTTTAGAGCTTATGATATGTGCAGATACTTTGCTTTGGCAACAAGTAAATATGGAAAGGAATTTCCTCATAAAATGAATAATCTTGAAATAGATTTATTACAGTCTGCCTATCACTTTAAAAGAATAACCGCTTTTGGAGGTTTCGAAAATAGAGGTGTTCATTTAATTAATTATTCCCGAGATTTTAAAATTAGACATCAGGCTGTTCATAACAGAAATATAGAAGATGTACCTGAAGAAATTGATCTGTTGCACAAATCATTTGAATATTAA